The Morococcus cerebrosus sequence GGTCTGAAAGCAGGCGATGTCAACATCACTGCCGAGGGCATCAACGCAGGCGGTAAGAAAGTCACCAACGTCGCCGCAGGTACCGTCGCCGCAGACAGCACCGATGCGGTTAACGGCAGCCAGTTGTATCAAGCTAATCAGGCGATTAACCAAAGGGTGACCAACCTTGGCAATTACGTGGTGAACATGGGCGACCAGATCAACCAACGTATCGACAATGTTGAAAGCGACTCTAAAGCCGGTACCGCAGCAGCAATGGCGGTGGCTGGTCTGCCGCAAGCCTACCTGCCGGGTAAGAGCATGATGGCGGTTGCAGGCGGCGTTTACCGCGGTGAAAGCGGCTACGCAGTCGGCTTCTCCAGCATCTCCGACGGCGGCAACTGGGTCATCAAAGGTACCGCTACCGGAAACTCACGCGGCCACTACGGCGCGACCGCAGGTGTCGGCTACCAATGGTAATTCCGTTGTAAAGCCTGTTTGAAGGCAAAGCAAAGGTCGTCTGAAAACCCGAAACAAGGTTTTCAGACGACCTTTTTCTATATCGGATTGAATGGGACGGGGTTTGCTTTCCGAACATGCTCAGTTTCGCAAACACACGATTCAAACAAAACATTATAGTGGATTAAATTTAAATCAGGACAAGGAGACGAAGCCGCAGACATTACAAATAGTACGGCAAGGCGAGGCAACGCCGTACTGGTTTAAATTTAATCCACTATAAAACCAAACGCGGCGGTTTGTTTTCAGACGACCCCGCAGAATATCCGACTATTTTTTGTGGCAAAATCGGGTTTGTGCCACATCGTTAGCCTGCTATTCAACATTTAAAAACATTCAAACCGGCTGACAAAACAGACGAAACAAATAACAAGGAGAAACAGACATGAGCCGCATTTTATCCTCACTGCGCTATCCGCTGATTCAAGCACCGATGGCGTTTGCGCATGACACAGAGCTGCCTTTGGTTGTCGGCAAAACCGGCGCTTTGGGTTCGTTGGCGGGGGCGATGTATGACACCGCAGGTTTGGAAAAAGCGTTGGCACGGATGAAGCAGGAAGGCGGCGGCCGTCCGTACAACCTCAACTTTTTCGCCCACCGCACGCCGTCTGCCGACCGTGCGCAACAGGACGCATGGTTTGGCGTGTTGCGTCCGTATTTCGAGGCTTACGGGCTGACGGAAAACAATATTCCCAGTGGCGGCGGACGGCAGCCGTTTGATGCCGACGCGTTGGCATGTGTGGAGCGTTACCGCCCGCCTGTCGTCAGCTTCCACTTCGGCTTGCCCTCGCCCGAATACTTGCAGCGCGTCAAAGCGACGGGCGCGGAAGTGTGGAGCAGCGCGACGACGGTTGAAGAAGCCGTTTGGTTGGAACAAAACGGCGCGGATGTCGTGATTGCCCAAGCGTGGGAAGCGGGCGGTCATCGGGGATGGTTTTTAAACCGTAATCCCGACAGCCAAAGCGGCTTGTTTGCCCTGTTGCCCGCCATCCGTAACGCCGTGCGCCTACCCGTCATAGCCGCAGGCGGCGTTTCCGATGCCGCCGCCGTCCGCGCCGCGCTGGAATTGGGCGCATCCGCCGTGCAGGTCGGAACCACCTTCCTGCTCGCAGACGAAGCCCTGACCAAACCCGCCCACCGTGCCGCCATCCAAACTGCCCGTCCCGAAGATACCGTGGTAACCAACTTGTTCAGCGGCGGCGCGGCGCGCGGACTTTACAACCGCTTCATACGCGAAGCCGGTCCGATGAATGACGCAGCGCTCCCGTTCCCCTTGGCAGGCGCAGCCGCCGGCGCATTGAAAGCCGCCGCCGAAAAACAAGGCTGCTACGAC is a genomic window containing:
- a CDS encoding NAD(P)H-dependent flavin oxidoreductase, which produces MSRILSSLRYPLIQAPMAFAHDTELPLVVGKTGALGSLAGAMYDTAGLEKALARMKQEGGGRPYNLNFFAHRTPSADRAQQDAWFGVLRPYFEAYGLTENNIPSGGGRQPFDADALACVERYRPPVVSFHFGLPSPEYLQRVKATGAEVWSSATTVEEAVWLEQNGADVVIAQAWEAGGHRGWFLNRNPDSQSGLFALLPAIRNAVRLPVIAAGGVSDAAAVRAALELGASAVQVGTTFLLADEALTKPAHRAAIQTARPEDTVVTNLFSGGAARGLYNRFIREAGPMNDAALPFPLAGAAAGALKAAAEKQGCYDFSPFWAGQNAGLCRPGSAAEIVGRLCGGIER